In Clostridium butyricum, the genomic stretch AAAGTGCAAACATTGCAGTTCCACCTTTTCTAAGAGATTTTGATGCAATACTAAAAGTTCCAGGCCAGAATATTCCTGCTGATAAACCACATAATCCACATCCAATAAGTGCAAAAATTGCATTGTTAGATAATGAAGCCATTAAATAACTTATAATTGAAATTACCGCACTTCCCATCATAAAAGAATTTAATTTTATTTTTTCACTAAATTGTGAGTAAAACAGTCTTGAGCATCCCATAAGAATTGCAAAAGCACATGGTCCTGCTAAATCTCCTATTGTCTTAGTAACATTTAATCCTGCTTCAGCAAAAGCCGAAGCCCACTGACTCATAGCCTGTTCAGATGCTCCTGCACAAACCATTAAAAGCAGTAAAATCCAGAATATCTTTTCTTTAAATAATTCTCCCATAGACATTCCTTCACTTTCTTCTGTTAATGTCTGTATTGGAACATTAGCAAAATAAATTGCATTTATCAAAGGTACTAAAGCCCATAAACAAGATAATATACGCCAGTGACTAATTCCTATAAAAGTAAAAAATATCGTTGTAATTATAATTACAAATGCATGTCCCCAACAATAAAATGAATGTAATAAACTCATAGCCGCTTCCTTCTTCTCAGTCGGGCAAGCCTCTACTATTGGACTTATAAGAACTTCAATAAGTCCACCACCTATTGCATAAATAAATATTGATATTAACAACCCTATATAAGGATTAGAAAATAACTGTGGAAGGATAGCTAGTCCAACAAGTCCTCCAACAGAAAATATATGAGCCCCAACTACACATACACGATATCCTATTCTATCCACAAATTTAGCTGCTAGAAAATCAACAATAAGCTGAACTCCAAAATTAATTGTTACAAGAAATGCTATTTTATCTATTGAAATATTATACGTACTCTGAAATGTTAAAAATAACAGAGGTGCAAAATTATTTACTATAGCCTGAGTTATATAACCAATATAACATGCGTAAATTGTATGGTTGTAATTTTCTTTTAATTTCACAACAAATCCTCCTTTCTCTTTTTCTTCTGCTTAATATAAGCTGAAGAAATCATCAATAATTTGTACACATACTGAATTTTTAATTCATGCTATATTGAATATATTTCAAAACCAATAATTCGCATATAACAAAAAACTGAGAAGTAGTCCAATACTTAAAATCCTTTCTTTTTATTACAATTGAGTGACTATAAAATGGAATATTAAAATTACTTATAGAAGCTAATTCATTGTTACCTACTAAATTAATTGATATTATAGATATGCCTTTTGCTTTTAATTTAAGTGCAAAGTTATTTACAAATGAATTATTTCCTGAAAATGAAAGAAGAAAGAATACATCCTTATTTGTAAGTGCCTCTAAAATAATATTAGTTTCTTCTTTTCCTTCAAGCACATATACTAGTTTATTACTGAATATCATATTCCTTTTTAATTCTTTAGCTGCATCTTTTTGTACAGCACCCGAACCATAAATATATATTTTATCTGCATTATCTATAGTTCTAAACATTTCATTAAAATCCCGATTTTTTAATTCTTCCATAGTCATTATTATATCTTTACATGTATTATCAATTTCTTTAGGATCAAATTGATTTTCACCTTTTTCTTCCCATTTTAAATGAATCTTTAATTCGCTATAACCTTCAAGACCAAGTTTATGTGTAAAACGTAAAATTGTCGTATGAGAAACGTTGCACTTTGAAGCTAGCTCTTGAATTGACATAGTCCTGCATTCTTTTTTATGATGTAATATATAATTCCAAATATAAATATCATTATCATTTAATTTTTCATAGTTTTCTTCAATTAAATTCTCAATTTTCATAATATTAATCTTCCTTTTTACTTATTGCTGATTTATGTTCCATATATTTTAAAAATAAAATTTCTATCAGCATAAAATAGGATGTTACAGATTCATACTTAAATTTATCTGACACTCCATCAATTATAGGTGTTGAAACATAAAGATTATGATCACAAAGTCTTGCTAAAGAATTATCCTTTGATTTTGTAATTGATATTGTCTTTACATTTCTTATTTTTAATTCCTTAGTAAAATCTATTGTAAATTCATTCTCTCCTGACACTGAAATTACTATACACAAATCATCCTGAGTTGTCATTTTAACTATAGCTTTTGCTTCATCATATCCACTTATATCATAAAATATCTTCTTTCCTAATAAAAAAATCCTCTTTATTTCCTTTTTTATTGATGATTGCACCATTCCAGATCCAAATACATAAAGATTCTTTGCATTATCAAATGCTTCAAATATTTCTGTGCAATCTCTTTCGCTCATACTTTTCATTAGATCATTATATGAATTGCATAAAAAATTCACATTATTTGTGTTTTCTTTTGTCATCTGATTATCAAGTTTTAAATATACCTTCAATTCTCCATATCCTTTTAATGAAAGTTTTTGAGCAAATCTTAAAATTGTTGTTCTTGATACATTGCACTTATATGCGAGCTGATCAATTGCAAGCTTTTCACATTCTTTTTTATGACTTGATATATAATTCCAAATATAAATATCGTTTTCATTAAGCTGATTATAATATTGATTTACTAATTCATCTAATCTCATAATATTTCCCACCATTTTTATAAACTCATAAATTTTATTCTATACATAATAACTTTTCTATTATTAATCTTTTTTTCATTATATTACAAGTTCATAGTATTGTATATAATTTAACTATTTAAGAAAATAAGTATTAATACTCATTCTCAGCATATTGAATATTTCTAAGCAAGATATAATTTTCATTTTCTATATACTAAAAAGAGGTAGAATGTTAAGCTTGCTCTCCCTCCTCTATTGAAATGTATTTACTTTTTAAAATTATTCATATTTAATCAATACACTGCTTCCGGCTTGTACATCTTGCTTATTATTACACTCTATAATGTTACGTCCATTTGGCTCAACAACCACCATCATTGTAACATCAGATATATTTTCCTTCCTAAGAAAATCCCTATCTACTTTTGCAATAACCTTTCCATTTTTCACTTCATCTCCTGCCTTACAAAATACTTCAAAACCCTTTCCATTTAGATTCACAGTATCAAGACCTATATGTATTAATACTTGAATTCCTTCATCATTTTCTATAGCTATAGCATGTTTAGTTTCTGCTACCATTACTACCTTTCCATTACACGGAGATACTATTTCATCAGATGTTGGAATTACTGCCATTCCTTTTCCTAAGGCTCTACTTGAAAACATGTCATCTTTTACCTCAGATAAATCTATACTTTTGCCTGATATTACAGCATTAAATTCCTTTGCTTTTATTTCTTTCTTTTTTCCAAATCCAAACATATACTTTCTCACCCTTTTCTCTTTATTTTAAGAATAATTACAAATCTATCAGCTTTCCTATTATAATGTTTTCCCCCCTTTAAAAGGGGGCTTAACATTTATTTTATCTTTCATTAGATTTCATGATGATTTCTAAGATAATTCTGGCCAGTATTCCTTATTTGCTTCAATTAAATCATCTAAGATTAATTTTGCTATTCTTGCACTTGGAACTGTTCTTGAAAGTGTAAGAGCTTGCCATAATTTTTGATAGCTTCCCTCTATCCATGCTTCTACTGTTAACTTTTCAACACTTACTTGTTGTTCCATTAATCCTTTTTGGAATTGTGGAATAGAACCTTGACATATTCTTTCATATCCATTACTTCCTACTATACATGGAATTTCAACCATAGCTGTTCTATCAAAGTTTTCAACAGCACCTTCATTTGGAACTATAAGAAGGAATCTTTCATTTGTATTTTCTGCTATAGCACATGCTAAATCAACAATGTAAGTTGCATGAACATCAGCTTCAAATCCACCTTCTTTGCTTGTACCACTTTCAATTATCTTTTTACAAGCTCCAAATACATGTTTTTCTCTTCCTTCCATAACCTCATTAGCTCTAGTATGCTCTGGGTCAGAAGTTTCCACAACATAATCGGGGAATAGATAGTATTTTAAGTATGTGTTAGGAATTGTTGTTGGATCTACTGCATAAACATCTCTTGCTTTTTGGAATGTATGAATCCAACTTTCTTCTACATGTTGATTTGTATTTGATAATGCATCTGCAAATCCATTTTCAGCCATATGCTTTTTAATTTGAGGCATTAAATCGTTACCATCCTTATCATAGATCTTTGACCACCATCCAAAGTGATTTAATCCATAATATGATACATTCATTTCTTTTCTAGATTTAAGTCCACACATGTTAGCCATTTTTTCTTCTAAATCTATAGGCATGTCACATATATTTAGAATCTTAGAATTTGGTCTTAATCTTCTAGTTGCTTCTGCCACAATTGCAGCTGGATTTGAATAATTTAACATCCATGCATTTGGAGAATATTGTTCCATGTAATCAAGAATTTCAATTACTCCACCTATCGAACGCATTCCATAAGCAATTCCTCCAGGCCCACAAGTTTCTTGTCCAAGCACTCCATATTTTAATGGAATCTTTTCATCTTTTTCACGCATTGCATATTTTCCTACACGGATATGAGCTAGTACAAAATCTATATCAGTAAATGCTGTTTCTGGATCAGTTGTATAAGCAAATTCAATTTCTGGTGCATTTTCTTTTAAATAAATTTCACATGCTTTTGCAACTGTTTCCTGTCTTTGTGCATCATTATCATAAAATTTTATAGAACGAATTGGGAATCTATCCATGTGATCTAACAACATTAGTACAATTCCTGGTGTAAAAGTGCTTCCGCCACCTGCTATAGTTATTGAATATTTTTTATTTGCCATTTTTCATTCCTCCTAAAAATCAGTGATTTGTTTTTCTCTATGTGCTTATAATACACTCATAAAAATCACCTTACAATAGGTTTGCCCCCTTTAGTGAACATACTGTTTCAAGGGTATTTCGTAACATTTTTTGTGAAGATTCACACCTCTATTTATCATTAGCATCTTTATTTAAATAACATGTAAATTTAAAGTTATCTATACAGATAAAAAGACCATTCATAATTCTATGAACGGACTTTAAAACTTCAATATTAATTCTATAGATTCTCAGTAAACTTAATAGCTGATTTCACCTTATCTTCATGTGCAAATATTTTTTTCATTCTATTTATAGGCTGATCTTTTTCACATGCTCTTTTAGCAATTTGATATAATTCCTCTTCATCCTCTATTCCAATTTGTTTCATATTATATGGAAGATCTATCTTTTTATAAAGTTCTTTAACCTTATCAATCAAGTGAGCATCTTTATTTTCTAAGATCAACTGTACAATAGTTCCAAAGGCCACTTTTTCCCCATGCATAAAATTATTATACTTAGAAATTGTACTCAATGAATTGGCTATAGAATGCGCAGCTGCTAGTGAACCATTTTCAAAGCCTACGCAACTTAAATAAATAATAGCTTCTATAACTTTTTCTAAAGACTCATTTACTTCATTATTTTCAACAGCATTAACAGCAGAATATGCATTTTCAATTATTGCATCAAAACATTCTTTTGATAATGTTCTTGCAGTTAATGAAATGCTACTTGAGCCAAATTTCTCAATATCACCTTCATATCCTGCTTCTGTTTCAAAATATGTTGATATTCCATCACCAATTCCAGCTTTTAAAAGTTTTGCAGGTGCATTTGCTATTACCTCTGTATCTACAATTACACCATGAGGATTGTTGTCTAAATTAATATATTCTTTAAATGTTCCATCACTTTCATATAAAACAGATATCCTGCTGCATGGACCATCCGTAGAAGCTGCTGTTGGCACCATTATATATTTCATGTTTCCAAAATGCCCAACAGCTTTTGCTATATCCAAAGCCTTTCCTCCACCAATTCCTATTACACATTTAATATTATTGCTTTGGGATTTACAGATGATATTTTTTATATTTTCCATGCAACATTCGCCAGTAAAAGATTCTATTATATAACTTATATTATGCTTTTTTAACCCTTCACTAACTTTATCTTTAAAGTGCATATAAGAAAATCCATCCATAAGTATTAGTACTTTTCCATCTTCTAAAAAATTAAAATATGATGCAATTTTACTCATTGCTCCTTTTTCTTGTATATAACATCCAGGCATATTAATTTTCATTTGTTATCCACCATCCTAATAAATTTAATATATAACCCTCATTTTACCTTAATTTACATATGTATGTCTATTGGTATATATCTTACCTATCTACCTTAAAAAATCACTTATTCATAATTTACAATAACATATACTGTTGTCCGTAATAACCAAAATGAGTGTAGTATATCTAACCACACTCATTTTAAAGTTAATATTTTAATATTTTTAATGAATACTTTTTAAAAATAATCTGAAAAATAGGAAGTCTGCTGCTCAATTGCATCTTCTAACATATCCAGAGTTTCTGGACTACATGTAAGACGTCCTATCTTATGAAGATAATCTGGACGCTTATATCCTAGAAGCATAGTAGTCATGGTCTGAATATTTATTCTGTCAGTAGTTTTATTAGTTGAACGAACAACCTTACCCTTTCCATCCTTTGTAATATTCAATGTGAAAGTTCCTTGATTGCATGAAAGAATAGGATCATCCATTATAAAAGACCACTCTCTGTCTATTGTATCAGGTTTAAATGGAAATTCTGCAATAAACTGCTCTAAATCAACAATTCTAGCCATAAAGTATGGAGAAATTGTCTCTTTTATATCTGCATCTTCAAGTAAAAAAGCTAAAGGTTCATCTGTATATGTATTACCAATAACTTTTGTAATCATTGAAAAATGTGCACTTATAAAGTTCCATAATCCACTACGTGCTTCCTCATTAACAAAAATCATATCTTTAATGTGAAAAATTTCATCCTTAATCCAATAAAGAACATATCCATCTGGTTCATAATCCTCATTATAATATACAGCAGCCATCAAATCATCAGAATCCCAAAGAAGGTATTCATTCCATGCAAGGTCATCACGCACTAATGCACCATGAGTTTTAATGGCAAATCTTTCATAAGCTTTTTTTACCTTATCACTTTCTACAGCGACTCTTTCTACATCTCCTGAAACCTGCTTGTTTTTTGGAAGTTGATAATCATTAATTTCAAATGTTATTTTATCTGAAATTATTTCCCATCCTTTCCTTCTATAATATGGAATGGAATATGGATATAAATACGATATGCTCTGCTTTGCTTCTTTCATGTTTTTTAATGCTTGATAAAGCAACTTGTGCATAAGACCTTGATTTGCATATTCTGGATAAGTTCCAACACCTGTAAGACCACCCATATCATATGTTTTATTAAATATACGAACTTTCATAGGATAAACTGCCACTTGAGATATTAGTTTATCACCATCAAACCATCCCCATACATCTGCACGTTCTAATGTTGGAGACTTGGCCCTAATCATTTCCTTTTCTTCCCATCCAATCTCTTGAAGCTCTTGATTTGTAACTTGAAAAACATATCTTAACAGTTGATTATATTGTTCAAGGTGCTCCAAACCAACTTCTTTCATTTTTAACTGTCTACGCCTGCTCATACAAATCTATTTCCTCGCTTTCATAAGTATCTTCTTTAAATATATTTAATCAATGAGATTATTTCTTTATTACATACTTATTATATTAGGTTATGCAAAAATTTAATCCTGTATTCTAAAGTTATACTTAGGATTAATCAATAAATTAAATGTTATATAATATGATAGTTGATTAATTCTACTCAATCATAGGTTCTCTATTTTTATTAAACACTTACCTCATTAGTTATATTATACCATTATATCGTAAATATATATAATTATTAGAAATATAAATACAAATCTTAAAACATAAGATAAACCACAAAAATCAAATTATATTTCTACCATTTGATTTTTGTGGCTTTATTGTTTACTACATTGTAAGATTATTTAAGTTTAATTATTTTGATAAAATCTTTTCTATCTCAACCA encodes the following:
- a CDS encoding MFS transporter; translation: MKLKENYNHTIYACYIGYITQAIVNNFAPLLFLTFQSTYNISIDKIAFLVTINFGVQLIVDFLAAKFVDRIGYRVCVVGAHIFSVGGLVGLAILPQLFSNPYIGLLISIFIYAIGGGLIEVLISPIVEACPTEKKEAAMSLLHSFYCWGHAFVIIITTIFFTFIGISHWRILSCLWALVPLINAIYFANVPIQTLTEESEGMSMGELFKEKIFWILLLLMVCAGASEQAMSQWASAFAEAGLNVTKTIGDLAGPCAFAILMGCSRLFYSQFSEKIKLNSFMMGSAVISIISYLMASLSNNAIFALIGCGLCGLSAGIFWPGTFSIASKSLRKGGTAMFALLALAGDVGCSIGPTVVGTVSGAFQDNLKKGFLSAIIFPILLICGLMAVKRKIIKKRI
- a CDS encoding MurR/RpiR family transcriptional regulator, which produces MKIENLIEENYEKLNDNDIYIWNYILHHKKECRTMSIQELASKCNVSHTTILRFTHKLGLEGYSELKIHLKWEEKGENQFDPKEIDNTCKDIIMTMEELKNRDFNEMFRTIDNADKIYIYGSGAVQKDAAKELKRNMIFSNKLVYVLEGKEETNIILEALTNKDVFFLLSFSGNNSFVNNFALKLKAKGISIISINLVGNNELASISNFNIPFYSHSIVIKRKDFKYWTTSQFFVICELLVLKYIQYSMN
- a CDS encoding MurR/RpiR family transcriptional regulator, encoding MRLDELVNQYYNQLNENDIYIWNYISSHKKECEKLAIDQLAYKCNVSRTTILRFAQKLSLKGYGELKVYLKLDNQMTKENTNNVNFLCNSYNDLMKSMSERDCTEIFEAFDNAKNLYVFGSGMVQSSIKKEIKRIFLLGKKIFYDISGYDEAKAIVKMTTQDDLCIVISVSGENEFTIDFTKELKIRNVKTISITKSKDNSLARLCDHNLYVSTPIIDGVSDKFKYESVTSYFMLIEILFLKYMEHKSAISKKED
- a CDS encoding PTS sugar transporter subunit IIA encodes the protein MFGFGKKKEIKAKEFNAVISGKSIDLSEVKDDMFSSRALGKGMAVIPTSDEIVSPCNGKVVMVAETKHAIAIENDEGIQVLIHIGLDTVNLNGKGFEVFCKAGDEVKNGKVIAKVDRDFLRKENISDVTMMVVVEPNGRNIIECNNKQDVQAGSSVLIKYE
- a CDS encoding 6-phospho-alpha-glucosidase: MANKKYSITIAGGGSTFTPGIVLMLLDHMDRFPIRSIKFYDNDAQRQETVAKACEIYLKENAPEIEFAYTTDPETAFTDIDFVLAHIRVGKYAMREKDEKIPLKYGVLGQETCGPGGIAYGMRSIGGVIEILDYMEQYSPNAWMLNYSNPAAIVAEATRRLRPNSKILNICDMPIDLEEKMANMCGLKSRKEMNVSYYGLNHFGWWSKIYDKDGNDLMPQIKKHMAENGFADALSNTNQHVEESWIHTFQKARDVYAVDPTTIPNTYLKYYLFPDYVVETSDPEHTRANEVMEGREKHVFGACKKIIESGTSKEGGFEADVHATYIVDLACAIAENTNERFLLIVPNEGAVENFDRTAMVEIPCIVGSNGYERICQGSIPQFQKGLMEQQVSVEKLTVEAWIEGSYQKLWQALTLSRTVPSARIAKLILDDLIEANKEYWPELS
- a CDS encoding glycerol dehydrogenase, producing the protein MKINMPGCYIQEKGAMSKIASYFNFLEDGKVLILMDGFSYMHFKDKVSEGLKKHNISYIIESFTGECCMENIKNIICKSQSNNIKCVIGIGGGKALDIAKAVGHFGNMKYIMVPTAASTDGPCSRISVLYESDGTFKEYINLDNNPHGVIVDTEVIANAPAKLLKAGIGDGISTYFETEAGYEGDIEKFGSSSISLTARTLSKECFDAIIENAYSAVNAVENNEVNESLEKVIEAIIYLSCVGFENGSLAAAHSIANSLSTISKYNNFMHGEKVAFGTIVQLILENKDAHLIDKVKELYKKIDLPYNMKQIGIEDEEELYQIAKRACEKDQPINRMKKIFAHEDKVKSAIKFTENL
- a CDS encoding GNAT family N-acetyltransferase codes for the protein MSRRRQLKMKEVGLEHLEQYNQLLRYVFQVTNQELQEIGWEEKEMIRAKSPTLERADVWGWFDGDKLISQVAVYPMKVRIFNKTYDMGGLTGVGTYPEYANQGLMHKLLYQALKNMKEAKQSISYLYPYSIPYYRRKGWEIISDKITFEINDYQLPKNKQVSGDVERVAVESDKVKKAYERFAIKTHGALVRDDLAWNEYLLWDSDDLMAAVYYNEDYEPDGYVLYWIKDEIFHIKDMIFVNEEARSGLWNFISAHFSMITKVIGNTYTDEPLAFLLEDADIKETISPYFMARIVDLEQFIAEFPFKPDTIDREWSFIMDDPILSCNQGTFTLNITKDGKGKVVRSTNKTTDRINIQTMTTMLLGYKRPDYLHKIGRLTCSPETLDMLEDAIEQQTSYFSDYF